A genome region from Scyliorhinus torazame isolate Kashiwa2021f chromosome 11, sScyTor2.1, whole genome shotgun sequence includes the following:
- the abhd5a gene encoding 1-acylglycerol-3-phosphate O-acyltransferase ABHD5 — protein sequence MAAESSGAGLLGWLLSWLPTWCPTSLSLLKDAENKMLQGVRSKFTKEYVSLPSGNEIWTLTFSQDTHNKTPLVLIHGFGGGVGLWTLNFDALSLQRTVYAFDLVGFGQSSRPHFSTDSVLAETQFVESIEEWRATVGMEKMILLGHNLGAYLAASYTIQCPQRVKHLILVEPWGFPERLNHTEQERPMPIWIKALGAILSPFNPLAGLRLAGPFGPVLVQRLRPDFKQKFSSVCEDENTVTEYIYHCNAQTPSGEVAFKNMTIPNGWAKQPMLLRINQIREDISITAIYGARSCIDGYSGKQIKALRPKSSVNIIAIRGAGHYVYADQAEDFNQSVLGICSTVD from the exons ATGGCGGCGGAATCTTCGGGAGCCGGACT GTTAGGATGGCTTCTTAGTTGGCTGCCGACCTGGTGTCCCACATCTTTGTCCCTTCTAAAGGATGCTGAGAATAAGATGTTACAGG GTGTCAGAAGTAAATTTACGAAAGAATATGTTTCGCTACCAAGTGGCAATGAGATATGGACACTAACATTCAGTCAAGATACTCATAACAAAACTCCACTTGTTCTGATTCATGGATTTGGAGGGGGAGTTGGACTCTGGACTTTGAACTTTGATGCACTTAGCCTACAACGCACTGTGTATGCTTTTGACCTGGTGGGATTTGGCCAGAGTAGCAGGCCACATTTCAGCACTGATTCAGTTCTGGCAGAAACACAGTTTGTGGAGTCTATAGAGGAATGGAGGGCCACAGTGGGAATGGAGAAAATGATTTTATTGGGACATAACCTTGGAGCATATTTGGCTGCTTCATACACAATTCAATGTCCACAAAG GGTGAAGCACCTTATTCTGGTTGAACCTTGGGGTTTTCCGGAGCGACTTAACCACACAGAACAGGAGCGGCCAATGCCGATCTGGATAAAAGCCCTGGGTGCAATCCTGAGCCCATTCAACCCATTGGCGGGTCTGAGATTGGCTGGGCCATTTG GTCCAGTTCTGGTTCAGCGATTAAGGCCAGACTTCAAGCAAAAGTTCTCTTCAGTGTGCGAAGATGAAAACACTGTCACCGAGTACATTTATCACTGTAACGCGCAAACTCCCAG TGGTGAAGTTGCTTTCAAGAACATGACCATACCTAATGGGTGGGCAAAACAACCAATGCTGTTGAGGATTAATCAGATACGAGAGGACATCTCCATCACAGCAATTTATGGAGCACGCTCTTGCATAGATGGCTACTCGGGAAAACAGATCAAAGCCCTAAGACCAAAATCTTCAGTCAACATAATC